A single region of the Schistocerca serialis cubense isolate TAMUIC-IGC-003099 chromosome 7, iqSchSeri2.2, whole genome shotgun sequence genome encodes:
- the LOC126412776 gene encoding uncharacterized protein LOC126412776 — protein sequence MTTNPILKNERRSRICSTGLQNNDLAKTYPKWKLKSLQTEGASRLKHMQDLKIWEEHIKQGETRNNKYHIIYSWSYDHFVEAWSCNQQVTTRNLQQWAFAAVMQFPDRKLKASATWVKGFKQRHKIEQRKVTKFVSGRESATIEETPAVAENFRHQTRALIPNYNNFVIYTDQTGCQHQSTYDRTLEHQVSKEVCVK from the exons ATGACTACGAATCCAAtcttaaaaaatgaaagaagatcCAGAATCTGTTCCACTGGATTACAAAATAATGATCTTGCAAAAACATATCCAAAGTGGAAGTTGAAGAGTCTGCAAACAGAAGGTGCATCTCGCTTGAAGCATATGCAGGATTTGAAAAtttgggaagaacatattaaacaGGGTGAAACTCGGAACAACAAATATCACATAATTTATTCCTGGTCATATGATCACTTCGTAGAAGCGTGGAGCTGTAACCAACAAGTCACTACTAGAAACTTGCAACAATGGGCATTTGCTGCTGTGATGCAGTTTCCAGATAGGAAATTGAAAGCTTCAGCAACTTGGGTCAAGGGGTTTAAACAAAGACATAAAATTGAACAGAGAAAGGTTACAAAATTTGTATCGGGAAGAGAGAGTGCTACTATTGAGGAAACACCTGCTGTGGCAGAGAATTTTCGTCACCAGACTCGAGCTCTTATCCCCAACTACAACAACTTTGTTATCTACACCGATCAGACAG GCTGCCAGCATCAGTCGACATATGACCGAACCCTAGAACACCAAGTGTCAAAAGAGGTGTGTGTGAAATGA